In [Phormidium] sp. ETS-05, the genomic window CTGCTCAACCATTTGTCTTACCCCCTTCATAGACACGGCGGAGAGCAAAATGTCTGCACAGGATACAACCGCCTGTAAACTCTCCCCACCGCTGCGAGACCAAAACTTCACCCGATGGCCATTACTCGCTGCCAGTTCACCGAGTGTTCTACCCCAAACACCAGCCCCTAAAATCGCCAGGGTTGTTTGCGCCATTGCGATTCCTCTAACATTGATCTTCAGAAACCCGGTTTTTCCGACCATATGAAGCATCTTCACCGGAAAGAAACCAGGTTGACAAGAAACCGGGTTTCTGGGATAACCGCTGCAACGAGAACCGAGATTTAGTTAAGAAACCCGGTTTCTCCCACCGTTTCCGTGGTCCGTCCTCTGGGATAACGTTCCATCAGCGCTCTTACCTGCTCCGCGTGATATGAGCTTCGCGTCAGCGGTGATGCCACTACCTGTAAAAAACCCACGGATTCACCAAATACTCGCCAAGCCTCAAACTCATCCGGCGTCACCCAGTTAATCACAGGCAAATGCAAAGGAGTTGGCTGCATATACTGGCCTATGGTCAGAATATCGCAATCTACCCCCCGCAGGTCCATCATTACTTCCTTGATTTCCGCATCAGTTTCCCCGATCCCCACCATAATTCCTGATTTCGTATAAGTCCAGGGTGCGGCTTCCTTTGCCCGCTTCAGCAGTTCCAAACTGCGCTGATAATCGCCTTGGGGGCGCACCCGTCGGTAAAGACGCGCCACTGTTTCTGTATTGTGGTTGAGGACCTCTGGCTTGGCCTGTAAAATCACCTCCAAAGCCTGCCAATTGCCACATAAGTCGGGAATCAAAACTTCGATCGTCGTTCCCGGCGAAGCGATTCTAATCGCCTCAATACACCGGGCGAACTGACCTGCACCCCCATCTGGCAAATCATCCCGGTTCACCGAAGTCACTACCACATGATTTAACTTCATCCGGCGCACTGCTTCCCCTAGTCGTTCCGGCTCCGTGGGGTCTAGGGGTTTTGGCTTTTTCTCAAAATCAATATCGCAGTAGGGACAGGCGCGGGTGCATGCCGGTCCCATAATCAAAAAAGTAGCCGTGCCGTGGTGAAAGCACTCGCCGATATTCGGGCAGGATGCCTCTTCACACACCGTATTCAGGGCTAAATCCCGCAAAATGTCTTTAACTGTGCCCACGCGCTCCCGCTGAGGCGCTTTTACTCGCAACCAATCTGGCTTAACAGTCACCTTTTGCCCGATCCGAATAAAATTACAATTTAATCCTAGCCAAATATGAGATTCTGGTGTACTATATATAAATGTGGATTACATCGGGATGTAGCGCAGCTTGGTAGCGCACCTCGTTCGGGACGAGGGGGCCGCAGGTTCAAATCCTGTCATCCCGATTTTTCTATGGCTTTCCTGCCAGATCAATTCATAGATTCAAAATCTGGTGAGGACTGAGAACTGAGCAATTACTCAGCACTCAGCACTCTTTACCTGCAATTTCAGGATTCTTCGTGGGAACCGAAAACCATCTGGAGGACCATTGTCTTGCCTCCTCGTGTGTGATATTTATCGGCCCAGGCTCGGATCACCTCATCCAATTCCTCCATCGCATCGTCTAGCCGAGCGGGGGGAATATCCAGCTCTTCCAACAACCGCATCACTTTCGGCTGTTTTTCTGACCAATCCTTCATCAGGCGGAAGTAGCGGGCGGTATCTTCCACCATGATATAGGTGCGCTCTTCGTCATCAGGTGGTGCGTAGGAAGATCTGGTCAGGGCGTAAAAAGGAGTCCCCCAGGGGGAATCTATTTTAGTCACCGTTCCCGAGTAGATCAAGCGGCGCTTGATATGTTCCGCTAGAGCTTCGCTCAATGGCATTTGCCGCTCTGGAGGAAATACCTCTTGAGAGCGAGCGTGGAGGAACTCAATCAGTTCCATGAACTGAAATGAGTTAATTACCTGAGCGTCGGGAAGTTGGGGTGGGAGTTTGCGCTCCAACTGCCGCTTTTCTTCGGTGGTGAGACTGGTGCCGGGAATTCTGGCTACACCGGGTTGCCAAGGATATCTCTCTAGCCAGACATAAGGAAACTGAATCAGATATCGGGGTTCTTGGGAACCCAGCATTTTTAGCAGTTTCCCTTCTGTGAGCGCCTCTTTGACTTCTTCGACGATCGCCTTTACCCGCTTCGGCTCAATGTGGTGCAGGTGTCCTGTCATTCTCAGGTTCTGTCCCTGCTCCAGATAAGTCATATAGATGGCACATTTGGCTGCTGTTGCCGCTGCATCCAGAAATGCTCCGTGCCGGTGCCCACTCGTTCTCATGGCGCTGAAGGCCAGATATAACATGATCTGATCCATTGCGCTGGGGCTAAGGCGTCTGATCAGATCTAGGTCGTTGCTCATCACAATCCTCTATAGGGATAAATCAAGAGTAAGGCCGAGTTTGTGCTGCTGCTCGGAAGCAAAATTTATTCTCAACCAAACATCCCATCACTCGGAGGTAATGAGGTTGGTTGTGAACATAGCTTACCTTACAGTAAAAG contains:
- the lipA gene encoding lipoyl synthase, giving the protein MTVKPDWLRVKAPQRERVGTVKDILRDLALNTVCEEASCPNIGECFHHGTATFLIMGPACTRACPYCDIDFEKKPKPLDPTEPERLGEAVRRMKLNHVVVTSVNRDDLPDGGAGQFARCIEAIRIASPGTTIEVLIPDLCGNWQALEVILQAKPEVLNHNTETVARLYRRVRPQGDYQRSLELLKRAKEAAPWTYTKSGIMVGIGETDAEIKEVMMDLRGVDCDILTIGQYMQPTPLHLPVINWVTPDEFEAWRVFGESVGFLQVVASPLTRSSYHAEQVRALMERYPRGRTTETVGETGFLN
- the hetR gene encoding heterocyst differentiation master regulator HetR: MSNDLDLIRRLSPSAMDQIMLYLAFSAMRTSGHRHGAFLDAAATAAKCAIYMTYLEQGQNLRMTGHLHHIEPKRVKAIVEEVKEALTEGKLLKMLGSQEPRYLIQFPYVWLERYPWQPGVARIPGTSLTTEEKRQLERKLPPQLPDAQVINSFQFMELIEFLHARSQEVFPPERQMPLSEALAEHIKRRLIYSGTVTKIDSPWGTPFYALTRSSYAPPDDEERTYIMVEDTARYFRLMKDWSEKQPKVMRLLEELDIPPARLDDAMEELDEVIRAWADKYHTRGGKTMVLQMVFGSHEES